A window of the bacterium genome harbors these coding sequences:
- a CDS encoding NAD+ synthase yields the protein FCLSQINTTVGDIKGNYEKILNKIKKAEEEKTDIIIFPELTICGYPPEDLVLKKGFINDKLKTVRRIAGNTGDIIAIVGFINRRNEKIYNSAAILYKGKIRGFYNKMNLPNYGVFDEKKYFA from the coding sequence GATTTTGTTTATCCCAGATAAATACAACGGTCGGCGATATTAAAGGTAATTATGAGAAAATTCTTAATAAAATAAAGAAGGCCGAGGAAGAAAAAACAGATATAATTATTTTCCCGGAACTTACAATTTGTGGTTATCCGCCTGAGGATCTTGTATTAAAAAAAGGTTTTATTAATGATAAGTTGAAAACGGTAAGAAGAATTGCTGGAAATACAGGTGATATAATTGCAATAGTAGGATTTATCAATCGCAGAAATGAAAAGATATATAATTCAGCAGCAATTTTATATAAGGGAAAAATCAGAGGATTTTATAATAAGATGAATTTGCCAAATTATGGTGTTTTTGACGAAAAAAAATATTTTGCGC